A window from Onychostoma macrolepis isolate SWU-2019 chromosome 07, ASM1243209v1, whole genome shotgun sequence encodes these proteins:
- the e2f8 gene encoding transcription factor E2F8 isoform X1, which yields MLSPRMYNAVKKRWKMSSTLSEGQKLIRKPLRSPFKERSENYKGHVFVEPQTPLKNSSKASEAALLESHKNMGPLTTPTKGLEAPSSDPWTPTSNLKMLISAASPEIRNREKERAVDSGESENSQEPEQGEEVEKLQISRKDKSLGLLCYKFLARYPNYPNPAVNNDISLDDVATELNVERRRIYDIMNVLESLNMVSRLAKNRYTWHGRVKLAQTLAMLKRAGKENRYNQLMQQIRQRSLEREEREFDLDGEEKENEEMSSFDIDGDSGQAELSGADPKAASANSRKDKSLRVMSQKFVMLFLVSSPPVVSLEIAAKILIGEDHVVDQDKNKFKTKIRRLYDIANVLSSLELIKKVHVTEDRGRKPAFMWTGPEDLPSPKDLGTSASSAASRPLESRSSVDNCAKNLFSSPGTKRGFTRHHSLVKLVKSIQDDRRKINSAPSSPIKMTGDSANGEFYTNKMAHLAAICKKQLDEQSTGHRIKPKNEVTDALNGSTSQVSELPESTSASNHQSHGPLGMQIPVLPAGAIPYLSTKFSPIIPVLIPQHQAGGSYAVYMHPTSLRPQPTSLAVRSMTFESPGSANTKTSPAATASSNQTNQPSLHGKEPTSPSTLKRPCGEKSLAGSPSKLQRIEPKHVSPKLCEILQARLNAHRGTFASNRPSPRALHLEFSKPSENQPPSLITSTAPLEHSVETFLEKEEKVQNSDNEAGLTPVRPPQSQAQKLSVQDMVLPSGPIHTETLIPAGYLIPISQQSIVNFRDPQCSTGESSKASTPTYNVYHTPTAGSRHPLPQEITPTRLPLHRLPSLSPFPSQGHRIHSPSPAILNFTLQNLGLIPGSSTPNSTPEQASTLPSPHPGLPPQSMIFVKPISPGRALQPASIHGQPVTLISIPQPLVTTPKGACQHLQQSFFHTPVSFPTVTNTAAPKNMYIPQRKLDVSPEDS from the exons ATGTTGTCTCCAAGAATGTATAATGCTGTAAAGAAACG GTGGAAAATGTCCAGTACATTATCAGAAGGTCAAAAGCTAATCAGGAAACCTTTAAGAAGTCCATTCAAGGAAAGATCAGAAAATTACAAG GGGCATGTTTTTGTTGAGCCACAAACACCACTAAAAAACTCAAGTAAGGCTTCAGAAGCTGCGTTGCTGGAGAGCCATAAGAACATGGGGCCCCTGACAACACCTACTAAGGGCCTTGAGGCACCATCAAGCGATCCCTGGACACCTACCTCCAACCTGAAGATGCTCATCAGTGCAGCCAGTCCTGAGATTCGCAACCGCGAGAAAGAGCGAGCCGTAGACAGTGGCGAATCAGAAAACTCACAG GAGCCTGAACAAGGGGAAGAAGTAGAAAAGCTCCAGATAAGTCGTAAAGACAAAAGCCTGGGTTTGCTCTGTTACAAATTTCTTGCAAGGTACCCAAACTACCCCAATCCTGCTGTAAACAACGACATTAGCCTCGACGATGTGGCGACAGAGCTAA ATGTGGAACGACGTCGCATCTACGATATCATGAACGTTCTCGAGAGCCTAAACATGGTCAGCCGACTGGCTAAGAACCGATACACGTGGCATGGCCGAGTGAAACTTGCACAGACACTTGCCATGCTGAAACGGGCCGGCAAAGAGAACCGCTACAACCAACTAATGCAGCAGATCCGGCAAAGAAGCCTAGAGCGAGAAGAGAGAGAGTTTGACTTGGATGGAGAGGAGAAGGAGAATGAAGAAATGTCCAGTTTTGATATAGATGGAGACTCTGGTCAAGCAGAGCTTTCAGGAGCAGATCCTAAAGCAG CTTCGGCAAACAGTCGTAAAGACAAATCTCTGAGAGTGATGAGTCAGAAGTTCGTCATGTTGTTCCTGGTGTCCAGCCCTCCTGTGGTCAGTCTGGAAATAGCTGCCAAGATCCTCATCGGTGAAGATCACGTTGTGGATCAGGACAAAAACAAGTTCAAAA CTAAGATCCGCAGACTTTATgacattgcaaatgttttgagCAGCCTAGAGCTGATAAAGAAAGTGCATGTGACTGAGGATAGAGGAAGAAAGCCTGCTTTCATGTGGACTGGGCCAGAAGACTTACCATCTCCAAAGG aTCTGGGGacctcagcttcatcagcaGCATCACGGCCTCTGGAGTCTCGTTCCTCTGTTGACAACTGTGCTAAAAACCTCTTTTCCTCACCTGGAACAAAGCGAGGTTTTACTCGGCATCATTCCTTAGTCAAGCTGGTCAAGAGCATACAAGATGACCGCAGAAAAATCAACTCTGCTCCTTCTAGTCCGATTAAAATGACAG GTGATTCTGCAAACGGCGAGTTCTACACAAACAAAATGGCTCATCTGGCTGCCATCTGCAAAAAGCAACTAGATGAACAATCAAC GGGCCATCGTATTAAACCTAAGAATGAGGTGACAGATGCTCTGAATGGAAGCACTTCACAAGTATCTGAACTACCTGAATCCACGTCTGCTAGCAATCATCAGTCTCACGGGCCTTTGGGAATGCAGATCCCAGTTCTTCCCGCAGGGGCGATTCCTTACCTTTCTACCAAGTTTTCCCCGATCATCCCGGTTCTGATACCCCAGCATCAGGCAGGCGGGTCATATGCTGTTTACATGCACCCCACTTCTCTCAGACCGCAGCCCACTAGCCTAGCAGTCCGTTCAATGACATTTGAGAGCCCAGGAAGTGCAAACACAAAGACATCACCGGCTGCCACAGCTAGCAGTAACCAAACCAACCAACCATCATTACACGGTAAAGAGCCGACGAGTCCCTCAACCCTTAAACGACCATGTGGAGAAAAGAGCTTAGCAGGAAGTCCATCTAAACTGCAGCGAATAGAGCCAAAG CATGTTTCACCAAAGCTGTGTGAGATTCTGCAAGCTCGACTAAATGCCCATAGAGGGACCTTTGCCTCCAACCGGCCTTCCCCGAGAGCCCTGCACCTGGAGTTCTCTAAACCCTCTGAGAACCAGCCTCCCTCGCTAATCACCAGCACAGCGCCTCTGGAGCACAGCGTGGAGACCTTCCTGGAGAAGGAGGAGAAGGTTCAAAACTCAGACAATGAGGCCGGACTGACGCCTGTCAGACCACCACAATCACAGGCCCAGAAGCTCAGCGTTCAGGACATGGTGCTGCCATCTGGACCCATACATACAGAG ACTTTGATCCCTGCAGGTTATTTGATTCCGATCTCCCAGCAGTCCATTGTGAATTTCAGAGATCCACAATGCTCCACTGGAGAAAGCTCCAAAGCCTCCACACCAACATACAACGTCTATCACACCCCAACTGCAG GTTCCAGACATCCACTTCCTCAAGAAATCACCCCCACCCGGCTCCCTCTCCACCGGCTACCGTCCCTCTCTCCCTTCCCTTCTCAAGGGCATCGCATCCACAGCCCCAGTCCTGCCATTCTCAACTTCACCCTGCAGAACCTGGGCCTTATCCCTGGCTCCAGCACACCAAACTCCACTCCTGAGCAGGCCAGCACGCTTCCGTCTCCCCACCCAGGGCTCCCTCCACAGAGCATGATCTTTGTGAAGCCCATCTCACCTGGCCGAGCTCTGCAGCCGGCCTCTATACACGGGCAGCCTGTCACCCTCATCAGCATACCACAG CCTTTAGTAACCACACCTAAAGGTGCCTGTCAACACCTCCAGCAGAGTTTCTTTCACACTCCCGTCTCCTTCCCTACTGTAACCAACACTGCGGCTCCCAAAAACATGTACATCCCTCAGAGAAAGCTTGATGTGAGTCCAGAGGACAGCTAA
- the e2f8 gene encoding transcription factor E2F8 isoform X2: protein MSSTLSEGQKLIRKPLRSPFKERSENYKGHVFVEPQTPLKNSSKASEAALLESHKNMGPLTTPTKGLEAPSSDPWTPTSNLKMLISAASPEIRNREKERAVDSGESENSQEPEQGEEVEKLQISRKDKSLGLLCYKFLARYPNYPNPAVNNDISLDDVATELNVERRRIYDIMNVLESLNMVSRLAKNRYTWHGRVKLAQTLAMLKRAGKENRYNQLMQQIRQRSLEREEREFDLDGEEKENEEMSSFDIDGDSGQAELSGADPKAASANSRKDKSLRVMSQKFVMLFLVSSPPVVSLEIAAKILIGEDHVVDQDKNKFKTKIRRLYDIANVLSSLELIKKVHVTEDRGRKPAFMWTGPEDLPSPKDLGTSASSAASRPLESRSSVDNCAKNLFSSPGTKRGFTRHHSLVKLVKSIQDDRRKINSAPSSPIKMTGDSANGEFYTNKMAHLAAICKKQLDEQSTGHRIKPKNEVTDALNGSTSQVSELPESTSASNHQSHGPLGMQIPVLPAGAIPYLSTKFSPIIPVLIPQHQAGGSYAVYMHPTSLRPQPTSLAVRSMTFESPGSANTKTSPAATASSNQTNQPSLHGKEPTSPSTLKRPCGEKSLAGSPSKLQRIEPKHVSPKLCEILQARLNAHRGTFASNRPSPRALHLEFSKPSENQPPSLITSTAPLEHSVETFLEKEEKVQNSDNEAGLTPVRPPQSQAQKLSVQDMVLPSGPIHTETLIPAGYLIPISQQSIVNFRDPQCSTGESSKASTPTYNVYHTPTAGSRHPLPQEITPTRLPLHRLPSLSPFPSQGHRIHSPSPAILNFTLQNLGLIPGSSTPNSTPEQASTLPSPHPGLPPQSMIFVKPISPGRALQPASIHGQPVTLISIPQPLVTTPKGACQHLQQSFFHTPVSFPTVTNTAAPKNMYIPQRKLDVSPEDS, encoded by the exons ATGTCCAGTACATTATCAGAAGGTCAAAAGCTAATCAGGAAACCTTTAAGAAGTCCATTCAAGGAAAGATCAGAAAATTACAAG GGGCATGTTTTTGTTGAGCCACAAACACCACTAAAAAACTCAAGTAAGGCTTCAGAAGCTGCGTTGCTGGAGAGCCATAAGAACATGGGGCCCCTGACAACACCTACTAAGGGCCTTGAGGCACCATCAAGCGATCCCTGGACACCTACCTCCAACCTGAAGATGCTCATCAGTGCAGCCAGTCCTGAGATTCGCAACCGCGAGAAAGAGCGAGCCGTAGACAGTGGCGAATCAGAAAACTCACAG GAGCCTGAACAAGGGGAAGAAGTAGAAAAGCTCCAGATAAGTCGTAAAGACAAAAGCCTGGGTTTGCTCTGTTACAAATTTCTTGCAAGGTACCCAAACTACCCCAATCCTGCTGTAAACAACGACATTAGCCTCGACGATGTGGCGACAGAGCTAA ATGTGGAACGACGTCGCATCTACGATATCATGAACGTTCTCGAGAGCCTAAACATGGTCAGCCGACTGGCTAAGAACCGATACACGTGGCATGGCCGAGTGAAACTTGCACAGACACTTGCCATGCTGAAACGGGCCGGCAAAGAGAACCGCTACAACCAACTAATGCAGCAGATCCGGCAAAGAAGCCTAGAGCGAGAAGAGAGAGAGTTTGACTTGGATGGAGAGGAGAAGGAGAATGAAGAAATGTCCAGTTTTGATATAGATGGAGACTCTGGTCAAGCAGAGCTTTCAGGAGCAGATCCTAAAGCAG CTTCGGCAAACAGTCGTAAAGACAAATCTCTGAGAGTGATGAGTCAGAAGTTCGTCATGTTGTTCCTGGTGTCCAGCCCTCCTGTGGTCAGTCTGGAAATAGCTGCCAAGATCCTCATCGGTGAAGATCACGTTGTGGATCAGGACAAAAACAAGTTCAAAA CTAAGATCCGCAGACTTTATgacattgcaaatgttttgagCAGCCTAGAGCTGATAAAGAAAGTGCATGTGACTGAGGATAGAGGAAGAAAGCCTGCTTTCATGTGGACTGGGCCAGAAGACTTACCATCTCCAAAGG aTCTGGGGacctcagcttcatcagcaGCATCACGGCCTCTGGAGTCTCGTTCCTCTGTTGACAACTGTGCTAAAAACCTCTTTTCCTCACCTGGAACAAAGCGAGGTTTTACTCGGCATCATTCCTTAGTCAAGCTGGTCAAGAGCATACAAGATGACCGCAGAAAAATCAACTCTGCTCCTTCTAGTCCGATTAAAATGACAG GTGATTCTGCAAACGGCGAGTTCTACACAAACAAAATGGCTCATCTGGCTGCCATCTGCAAAAAGCAACTAGATGAACAATCAAC GGGCCATCGTATTAAACCTAAGAATGAGGTGACAGATGCTCTGAATGGAAGCACTTCACAAGTATCTGAACTACCTGAATCCACGTCTGCTAGCAATCATCAGTCTCACGGGCCTTTGGGAATGCAGATCCCAGTTCTTCCCGCAGGGGCGATTCCTTACCTTTCTACCAAGTTTTCCCCGATCATCCCGGTTCTGATACCCCAGCATCAGGCAGGCGGGTCATATGCTGTTTACATGCACCCCACTTCTCTCAGACCGCAGCCCACTAGCCTAGCAGTCCGTTCAATGACATTTGAGAGCCCAGGAAGTGCAAACACAAAGACATCACCGGCTGCCACAGCTAGCAGTAACCAAACCAACCAACCATCATTACACGGTAAAGAGCCGACGAGTCCCTCAACCCTTAAACGACCATGTGGAGAAAAGAGCTTAGCAGGAAGTCCATCTAAACTGCAGCGAATAGAGCCAAAG CATGTTTCACCAAAGCTGTGTGAGATTCTGCAAGCTCGACTAAATGCCCATAGAGGGACCTTTGCCTCCAACCGGCCTTCCCCGAGAGCCCTGCACCTGGAGTTCTCTAAACCCTCTGAGAACCAGCCTCCCTCGCTAATCACCAGCACAGCGCCTCTGGAGCACAGCGTGGAGACCTTCCTGGAGAAGGAGGAGAAGGTTCAAAACTCAGACAATGAGGCCGGACTGACGCCTGTCAGACCACCACAATCACAGGCCCAGAAGCTCAGCGTTCAGGACATGGTGCTGCCATCTGGACCCATACATACAGAG ACTTTGATCCCTGCAGGTTATTTGATTCCGATCTCCCAGCAGTCCATTGTGAATTTCAGAGATCCACAATGCTCCACTGGAGAAAGCTCCAAAGCCTCCACACCAACATACAACGTCTATCACACCCCAACTGCAG GTTCCAGACATCCACTTCCTCAAGAAATCACCCCCACCCGGCTCCCTCTCCACCGGCTACCGTCCCTCTCTCCCTTCCCTTCTCAAGGGCATCGCATCCACAGCCCCAGTCCTGCCATTCTCAACTTCACCCTGCAGAACCTGGGCCTTATCCCTGGCTCCAGCACACCAAACTCCACTCCTGAGCAGGCCAGCACGCTTCCGTCTCCCCACCCAGGGCTCCCTCCACAGAGCATGATCTTTGTGAAGCCCATCTCACCTGGCCGAGCTCTGCAGCCGGCCTCTATACACGGGCAGCCTGTCACCCTCATCAGCATACCACAG CCTTTAGTAACCACACCTAAAGGTGCCTGTCAACACCTCCAGCAGAGTTTCTTTCACACTCCCGTCTCCTTCCCTACTGTAACCAACACTGCGGCTCCCAAAAACATGTACATCCCTCAGAGAAAGCTTGATGTGAGTCCAGAGGACAGCTAA